From a single Fulvivirga ulvae genomic region:
- a CDS encoding ligand-binding sensor domain-containing protein — protein MRTSCCSGTYRTKKVSGSEMNKKHHIVYLLIAFLQATTVVAQFSLEKVKFSRPNEGTELQSSSITCIFQDSRGFIWVGTYDGLNRFDGYEYSVYRNHPNDSNTLERNSILHIYEDREGTLWVSTSNGGLHTYDREKDRFSRVKICTQDCEVSQITEDADKNLWVTGIRWPVAFAAKLDRSTGKWQHYDIINSMRPVSSFIPAAAKNTFWIGVSTIGFFKWNADTNSTISYQPDNSDPNSIISNEFNHAIEDVHGNIWIGTKYGLSKLDTTTGNFTNYTVQADDPKGLRVNNILTLCEDENYIWMGTENGGLSRLDTRANTIRTFINDKHDPSSVVDNSIHALYRDKQSRIWVGTYSRGLCVYDKLKYKFSELDVPLENNVVNAIRQDSKKRIWLGTEEGVVMKDQDKVYHFRHISPKEGLATDPVICIYEDKEHQMWFGTWSKGTSRYDEVKGKFINYFPDKNNPESLSDPNVFSICEESKKNRMLFGTYGGINLLEDRDNGIFKTHTTGIEFNNYVRIIYEDSQNTIWVGTIEELTWYNPDTGEITRFGGHLNNGASLVGGLVCSITEDKKGGVWVGTTEGLHLIIDKKLVKKYTTENGLPNNVINGILEDDHGNLWLSTNEGIARFNPEDGSVKKYDISDGLLSNSFKSNSFFKNSDGWMFFGGTGVNVFHPDSLNDNPYTPPVYITGLKLFNQSVSIDDDTGILQRNITETRKITLPHRYNFFSISFVGLNFTSTNKNKYAYKLEGFDREWNYVDDQRTATFTNLDAGTYTFRVKASNNDQLWNEEGASLTIHILPAWWQTWWARLIGATLLIGATILYYRLRMSSIKKRNKLLKRMVDERTKALMASQRTIEEQNEEIKQQNEWLECEVKNRTKALVEYSQQLEQFAFMAAHNLRAPIARILGLGRLFKLTGENKVEEAKEISEKLVRATKECDQVVKDLSLILDIKRNNTAVVSNINIRDEMELIKDHLSKEIEETKARFEEDYSACTHINTVKSYFESILINLISNAIKYRHPDRAPVIKVNTDIKSNFMCLSITDNGVGVDLSTARDKLFTLYSQFHEHAQGKGMGLYLVKTQTVTLGGYVEVDSEVDKGTTFRVYFKVKQKMEEQIVQITEDKA, from the coding sequence ATGAGAACAAGTTGCTGTTCTGGCACTTACAGAACAAAAAAGGTTTCGGGAAGCGAAATGAATAAAAAACATCATATTGTATATCTTCTAATTGCCTTCTTACAGGCAACAACTGTGGTGGCCCAGTTCAGCCTGGAAAAGGTCAAGTTTAGCAGGCCCAATGAAGGCACTGAACTTCAAAGCTCCTCGATTACTTGCATTTTTCAAGATTCGAGAGGGTTTATATGGGTAGGGACGTATGATGGTTTAAACCGGTTTGACGGTTATGAATATTCTGTTTACCGCAACCACCCAAACGACTCCAACACATTAGAAAGAAATTCCATTTTACACATTTATGAAGATCGGGAAGGGACTCTGTGGGTTAGCACATCCAATGGTGGGCTGCACACTTACGATAGGGAAAAAGACCGCTTTAGCCGCGTTAAAATCTGTACCCAGGACTGCGAGGTAAGCCAAATCACAGAAGATGCAGACAAGAACCTGTGGGTTACAGGCATAAGATGGCCGGTGGCTTTTGCAGCAAAACTGGATCGTAGTACTGGTAAATGGCAGCATTACGACATTATCAACTCCATGCGTCCGGTATCTTCATTTATTCCGGCAGCAGCTAAAAACACCTTTTGGATAGGAGTGAGTACCATTGGTTTTTTCAAATGGAACGCCGATACCAACTCCACGATCAGTTATCAGCCTGACAACTCTGATCCAAATAGCATAATCAGCAACGAATTTAACCATGCCATCGAGGATGTCCATGGGAATATATGGATTGGCACAAAATACGGCCTGAGCAAACTTGACACTACCACTGGTAATTTTACAAATTATACTGTACAAGCCGATGACCCCAAAGGGCTACGGGTCAATAATATCCTGACCCTTTGCGAAGATGAAAATTACATCTGGATGGGAACAGAAAACGGCGGCCTCAGCCGCCTCGATACCAGGGCGAATACCATCAGGACATTTATTAATGATAAGCATGATCCCAGTTCCGTAGTGGATAATTCTATCCATGCCCTTTACCGGGACAAACAAAGCCGTATATGGGTTGGTACATACTCGAGGGGACTATGTGTATATGATAAATTAAAATATAAGTTTTCGGAGCTTGATGTACCTCTGGAAAACAATGTTGTGAATGCTATCAGACAAGATTCAAAAAAACGTATTTGGCTGGGCACCGAAGAAGGTGTAGTGATGAAGGATCAGGATAAAGTATATCATTTCCGGCATATAAGCCCCAAAGAGGGGCTTGCGACAGACCCGGTAATATGTATCTATGAAGACAAAGAGCACCAAATGTGGTTTGGCACATGGTCAAAAGGTACAAGCAGGTATGATGAAGTAAAAGGTAAGTTTATCAATTACTTTCCTGATAAAAATAATCCTGAAAGTCTTTCCGATCCTAATGTATTTTCCATCTGTGAAGAGTCAAAAAAAAACAGGATGCTCTTCGGTACCTATGGAGGGATCAATTTACTCGAAGATCGGGATAACGGTATTTTTAAGACCCACACAACAGGTATTGAGTTCAACAATTATGTCCGGATCATATATGAAGACAGTCAAAATACCATTTGGGTAGGTACCATAGAGGAGCTAACCTGGTATAACCCTGATACGGGTGAAATAACACGCTTTGGCGGTCATCTGAACAATGGCGCCAGTCTGGTAGGCGGGCTTGTGTGCAGTATCACCGAAGACAAAAAAGGAGGTGTATGGGTTGGAACTACAGAAGGCTTACACCTGATCATCGATAAAAAGCTTGTAAAAAAGTACACTACAGAAAACGGACTTCCCAATAACGTTATTAACGGTATACTGGAAGATGACCACGGGAACCTCTGGCTAAGCACCAATGAAGGCATCGCGCGTTTTAACCCTGAAGACGGTTCTGTTAAAAAATATGATATCAGTGATGGTTTGCTAAGCAATAGCTTTAAATCTAACTCCTTTTTTAAAAATAGTGATGGATGGATGTTTTTCGGGGGCACCGGGGTAAACGTGTTCCATCCCGATAGCCTGAACGACAATCCGTATACTCCACCGGTTTACATCACCGGGTTAAAATTATTCAACCAGTCAGTCTCCATTGACGATGATACAGGCATTTTGCAGCGCAACATAACCGAAACCCGGAAGATCACTTTGCCCCACAGATACAACTTTTTCTCGATCAGTTTTGTAGGCCTTAACTTCACTTCAACCAATAAAAACAAATATGCCTATAAGCTTGAGGGTTTTGACAGGGAATGGAACTATGTAGACGACCAGCGAACAGCCACATTTACCAATCTGGATGCCGGTACATATACCTTCAGGGTAAAGGCCTCTAACAATGACCAATTATGGAACGAAGAGGGCGCATCTCTAACCATACACATACTCCCTGCGTGGTGGCAAACCTGGTGGGCCAGACTGATTGGAGCTACCTTATTGATAGGTGCTACCATACTATATTACAGACTGAGAATGAGCAGTATCAAAAAGCGCAATAAGCTGCTGAAAAGGATGGTAGATGAAAGAACAAAAGCACTGATGGCCAGCCAGCGTACCATCGAGGAACAAAATGAAGAGATAAAACAACAGAATGAGTGGCTTGAATGCGAAGTAAAAAACAGGACCAAAGCCCTGGTGGAATATAGCCAGCAACTGGAGCAGTTTGCATTTATGGCAGCGCACAACCTGCGGGCTCCTATTGCCAGGATACTCGGCCTGGGCAGGTTGTTTAAGTTGACAGGCGAAAATAAGGTTGAAGAAGCCAAAGAGATATCTGAAAAACTGGTTAGAGCCACTAAGGAATGTGATCAGGTGGTAAAAGACCTGTCCCTCATCCTGGATATTAAAAGAAACAATACGGCTGTAGTCAGTAACATTAATATCAGGGACGAAATGGAGCTGATCAAAGACCATTTGAGTAAAGAGATAGAGGAGACCAAGGCCCGCTTTGAAGAAGACTATTCAGCCTGCACGCACATCAATACTGTAAAATCTTACTTTGAAAGTATACTCATCAACCTCATAAGCAATGCCATAAAGTACAGGCATCCGGACAGGGCACCAGTGATCAAGGTGAACACTGATATCAAGAGTAACTTCATGTGCCTCTCAATAACTGATAATGGCGTGGGTGTAGACCTCTCTACGGCGAGGGATAAACTCTTTACATTATATTCCCAATTTCATGAGCATGCGCAAGGCAAAGGTATGGGATTATACCTGGTCAAAACACAAACTGTTACACTGGGAGGATATGTTGAAGTAGACAGTGAAGTAGACAAAGGCACTACTTTCCGGGTTTATTTCAAAGTCAAACAAAAAATGGAAGAACAGATCGTGCAAATTACTGAAGATAAGGCCTGA
- a CDS encoding T9SS type A sorting domain-containing protein has protein sequence MKKLYFNLKLRAYVFFSFTVALILFVFFFSSTVHAQQPLSMKKVSYAWNYLEQGDKDPTTLRQERDHIVEIPGATWLRLYFENVNLGSESYVRLTSLLDGAVQVLDAAKMAQWSNSSAYFNGDQVRIEVISKGGADISISVKEVDAGEPEVGTLSQCGPTDDRIPSADAAIGRIVPVGCTGWIIKNGKMVTAGHCTGSSMQVLEFNVPQSNSNGSIVHPAPSDQYTITSVVDGSLDWAVFETSPNSQTGLTAIDAQGKSFDVKQVNSAGTIRITGFGVDSGTRNQTQQTHSGPYSSSTSTKLYYTVDTEGGNSGSPVIDESTGHAIGVHTHGGCGSSGGSNSGTNARVAEFWNAMGLDTTPPDPCPTTISSFPYTESFESGIGAWSQQSGDDLDWTRDSGGTPSSGTGPASAANGSYYLYVEASGSGYPGKTALINMPCFNVSGLSQPSLTFSYHMEGTSMGNLVVETSTNGGSSWSTAWSVSGNQGSAWQSASVNLPSSSGLSIRFRGTTGSSWSSDIAIDQVAVKEADGGSTCETISFTGVTFSSYSVADDGNYTVLDDATVLLEDNTWRSIALNYTVTANTILEFEFRSTSEGEIHGIGFDTDANTASDATFQVHGTQNWGITNYNNYSGTNWVSYSIPVGDFYTGTFNRLFFSNDNDAGSGNNSYFRNVLVHEGNCTTAAMAKATARSSSGQVPEIADEGEEGFVAAEMSIFPNPALDIIHVNFAKAEGQWDLKITGLEGKEYFRTTGATSEGRISANVSGLPDGVYIVSLETEKGKVYQKIVKQ, from the coding sequence ATGAAAAAGCTTTATTTTAACCTAAAGCTCAGGGCTTATGTATTTTTCTCCTTTACAGTGGCCTTGATTTTATTCGTTTTTTTCTTTTCGTCTACGGTTCATGCTCAGCAGCCTTTGAGTATGAAAAAGGTCTCCTATGCGTGGAATTACTTAGAGCAGGGAGATAAAGACCCAACAACCTTACGTCAGGAGCGGGATCATATTGTGGAAATACCCGGTGCTACCTGGCTTCGTCTTTATTTTGAGAATGTAAACCTGGGTAGCGAAAGCTATGTAAGGCTTACCTCTTTGCTTGACGGTGCCGTGCAGGTACTGGATGCCGCAAAAATGGCACAATGGAGCAACAGCAGTGCCTACTTCAATGGAGACCAGGTAAGGATTGAAGTTATTTCCAAAGGTGGAGCTGATATTTCTATTTCTGTTAAAGAGGTGGATGCCGGAGAACCTGAGGTGGGTACATTATCTCAATGTGGCCCTACAGACGACAGAATACCTTCCGCAGATGCTGCCATAGGACGTATTGTGCCTGTGGGATGTACAGGCTGGATCATCAAGAATGGAAAGATGGTAACAGCCGGGCACTGCACGGGTAGCAGCATGCAGGTGCTCGAGTTCAATGTACCACAGTCCAATTCCAACGGTAGCATCGTGCACCCTGCACCGAGCGACCAGTATACGATCACCAGCGTAGTGGACGGGAGCCTAGACTGGGCAGTATTTGAAACATCCCCCAACAGCCAGACCGGTCTCACAGCTATTGATGCTCAGGGAAAATCATTTGACGTAAAGCAAGTCAATAGTGCCGGTACCATCAGGATTACCGGTTTCGGTGTGGATTCGGGCACAAGGAACCAAACGCAACAAACGCATTCAGGGCCTTACTCGAGCTCTACCAGTACAAAACTTTACTACACGGTAGATACTGAGGGAGGTAACTCGGGCTCTCCGGTTATCGATGAAAGTACGGGACACGCCATTGGTGTACATACACATGGCGGCTGCGGCTCTTCCGGCGGAAGCAATTCTGGTACCAATGCCAGGGTAGCCGAATTTTGGAATGCCATGGGATTGGACACTACGCCTCCGGATCCATGTCCTACCACTATCAGTTCCTTTCCCTATACTGAAAGTTTTGAAAGTGGTATAGGTGCCTGGTCGCAGCAGAGTGGTGATGATCTTGACTGGACACGTGATTCGGGCGGTACACCTTCCAGCGGTACTGGCCCTGCCTCCGCAGCCAATGGATCGTATTACCTGTATGTAGAAGCTTCCGGCTCCGGGTACCCCGGCAAAACCGCACTTATCAATATGCCATGCTTTAATGTATCAGGGTTGTCACAACCTTCATTGACCTTCTCTTACCACATGGAAGGTACATCTATGGGTAACCTCGTGGTAGAAACAAGTACTAACGGTGGCAGCTCCTGGTCTACAGCATGGTCGGTTTCAGGAAATCAAGGCTCGGCCTGGCAAAGTGCATCGGTGAACCTTCCCTCTTCCAGTGGGCTTTCCATACGTTTCAGAGGCACAACTGGAAGCAGCTGGAGCAGCGATATTGCCATAGACCAGGTTGCGGTTAAAGAAGCAGATGGTGGTTCTACTTGTGAAACGATCAGCTTTACCGGTGTAACGTTCAGTTCTTACAGTGTTGCGGATGACGGTAACTATACCGTGCTGGATGATGCCACCGTACTTTTAGAGGATAACACGTGGAGGTCAATAGCCCTGAATTATACCGTGACGGCCAATACCATACTGGAGTTTGAATTCCGCAGTACCAGTGAAGGAGAGATTCACGGGATTGGTTTCGATACGGATGCCAATACAGCCAGCGATGCCACGTTTCAAGTGCATGGTACGCAGAACTGGGGTATTACCAATTACAATAACTACTCTGGTACCAATTGGGTGAGCTACAGCATTCCGGTAGGTGACTTCTATACTGGTACATTTAACCGGCTATTCTTCTCCAACGACAATGATGCAGGAAGTGGCAACAACTCCTACTTTAGAAATGTACTCGTCCATGAAGGCAACTGTACGACAGCGGCTATGGCCAAGGCCACAGCCAGGTCTTCTTCCGGTCAGGTGCCTGAAATTGCCGATGAGGGCGAAGAAGGTTTTGTCGCAGCCGAAATGAGCATTTTCCCTAACCCGGCGCTGGACATTATCCATGTCAACTTTGCAAAAGCTGAAGGGCAATGGGACCTTAAAATTACCGGTCTGGAAGGCAAAGAGTACTTCCGCACTACCGGTGCCACCAGTGAAGGCCGTATCTCCGCCAACGTATCCGGTCTGCCCGATGGCGTTTATATAGTCTCATTGGAAACAGAAAAAGGAAAAGTATATCAGAAAATAGTAAAGCAGTAG
- a CDS encoding two-component regulator propeller domain-containing protein, whose translation MQLQGQGDNTRFEHISWEEGLSQVTVQSIIQDSRGFMWFATEDGLNKYNGYEFTIYRHNAADSGSLCSNRVTDLFEDSRGRLWAGTKYGLSRFNKNSQTFVSYRYNLTDSNSLSNNMINGIAEDRSGNIWIATPAGLNKYISDSDNFDRYDLTSTDSTAQSDNFINDIGIDLKGNLWLATVGGLKCFDPSTSRLVAYTFDAGDGLKYNDNQLISLFINRDEGTIWLGTAHGLYSFDPEKEKFTAHYHPDYRPNVPENHIFSISQDNQGKVWFGTMGGGLYGLDSHGKQFSHYVKNNQDPYSLSDNAIVEVYIDRLGYVWLGTQAGGINRTNGQGQNFRAYYEHTGDENSLSGSTAWDIFEDSDSLLWVATDQGLNSYNRESGQWRNYSPEYERSASNRKTIWSGFEDNSGSIWIGKNGEGLGKLNKETGELTYYHDDPDKPGKRVWNVWRVREAEKDFLWIATLGSGLKKFDRSTGKFIHYTHDQADDSSLSNDFVWSMLMDGDIMWLGTGEGLNRFDIKNGKFTHYKHDPTVTGSISNNNIYALHEGDDGILWVGTNNGLNKFDKTTGTFKAYQEQHGLVNNVIYGILEDGNGYLWLSTNKGLSKFDPRAEVFKNFDASDGLQSNEFNAGAYYKTQSGEMCFGGINGFNIFHPDSIRDNLDVPPVVITSFEIFNKPVPIGEDSPLKKHITETDEIALSYDQSVFSFGFAALNYTSPEANEYAYMLEGFDEDWYNVEHRRFVTYTNIPPGTYTFRVKGSNNDGVWNEEGTSIVVTIVPPFWQTYWFYTLLIVAAVLLVVIIFQLRLRNLRKARKLLEKQVDKQTRELKQEKERVVAHNERLNDALHELKEAQTQLVQSEKMASLGQLTAGVAHEINNPVNFVSAGIDSLRVDYEDILALLNRYRAGASVDEIEKFEKEIAFEDLLEEIEHLFGGIKDGAVRTREIVKSLQSFSRLDEGNLKRASINEGIEATLVILKSGLENRIEVVRDFGDLPEIECYPGQINQVFMNILSNAIQAIDGPGMIRISTSTEDNHVVVKIEDSGKGISQEHLNKIFDPFFTTKDVGQGTGLGLSISYGIIARHHGKILVKSHYGEGTTFTIRLPVTPVVQTI comes from the coding sequence TTGCAGTTACAGGGACAGGGTGATAATACCCGGTTTGAACACATTTCATGGGAAGAAGGTCTTTCCCAGGTGACGGTACAGTCCATTATTCAGGATAGCAGAGGCTTCATGTGGTTTGCCACTGAAGATGGTCTGAATAAGTACAACGGGTATGAATTTACCATCTACAGACACAATGCGGCCGATTCCGGAAGCCTGTGTTCTAATCGTGTCACCGATTTGTTTGAAGATAGTAGAGGCAGATTATGGGCAGGCACAAAATATGGGCTGAGCCGCTTCAATAAAAATTCCCAAACATTTGTCAGCTACAGATATAATTTAACAGATAGTAATAGCCTGAGCAATAACATGATTAATGGCATTGCTGAAGATCGTTCGGGCAATATATGGATAGCAACGCCGGCCGGGCTGAATAAATATATCTCTGACAGCGACAATTTTGACAGGTATGATCTAACTTCAACTGATTCCACTGCCCAAAGTGATAATTTTATCAATGATATAGGTATAGATCTCAAAGGCAACCTCTGGCTGGCTACTGTCGGCGGATTAAAGTGCTTTGACCCTTCGACAAGCAGATTGGTTGCTTATACTTTTGACGCGGGAGATGGTCTGAAGTATAACGACAACCAGTTGATATCGCTATTTATTAACAGGGATGAAGGGACAATTTGGCTGGGCACTGCACATGGGTTGTACAGCTTTGACCCTGAAAAGGAAAAGTTTACAGCACATTATCATCCGGATTATCGACCTAATGTACCTGAAAACCATATATTTTCCATTTCTCAGGACAATCAGGGCAAAGTATGGTTTGGCACTATGGGAGGAGGTTTGTACGGTCTTGATAGTCATGGGAAACAATTCTCTCATTATGTGAAAAACAATCAGGATCCATACAGCCTTAGCGATAATGCCATTGTTGAAGTGTATATTGATAGGCTCGGCTATGTATGGTTGGGCACGCAGGCCGGAGGCATAAACAGAACCAATGGTCAGGGACAGAATTTCAGGGCTTATTATGAGCATACGGGTGATGAAAACAGTTTGAGTGGCAGTACTGCCTGGGATATTTTTGAAGACAGTGACAGCCTCCTATGGGTAGCAACGGACCAGGGGCTCAATAGCTACAACAGGGAGTCGGGACAGTGGAGAAACTATAGCCCGGAGTATGAGCGAAGCGCCTCCAACCGTAAAACCATATGGTCTGGCTTTGAAGACAACTCAGGAAGCATCTGGATAGGTAAAAACGGCGAAGGCCTTGGAAAGCTGAATAAAGAAACAGGAGAACTTACATATTACCACGATGATCCCGACAAACCCGGCAAAAGGGTATGGAACGTTTGGAGGGTTAGAGAAGCAGAAAAGGATTTTTTATGGATAGCTACTTTAGGTAGTGGATTAAAAAAATTCGACAGATCAACGGGCAAATTTATACATTATACGCATGATCAGGCCGATGACAGCAGCTTGAGCAATGATTTTGTCTGGAGTATGCTGATGGATGGTGATATCATGTGGTTGGGTACCGGAGAAGGTCTTAACCGTTTTGATATCAAAAACGGGAAGTTTACCCATTACAAACATGACCCGACAGTGACCGGCAGCATTAGCAACAACAATATATACGCTCTGCATGAAGGTGACGACGGTATATTATGGGTGGGCACAAACAACGGCCTGAACAAGTTTGACAAAACCACAGGTACTTTTAAAGCCTATCAGGAGCAGCATGGGTTGGTCAATAATGTGATCTACGGTATTCTGGAAGATGGCAACGGATATTTATGGCTAAGTACCAACAAAGGCCTTTCAAAGTTTGACCCTCGGGCTGAGGTTTTTAAAAACTTTGATGCAAGCGATGGCTTGCAGAGCAATGAATTTAACGCAGGAGCTTATTATAAAACACAGTCGGGGGAAATGTGTTTCGGAGGTATAAACGGGTTTAATATTTTCCATCCTGATAGCATTCGCGACAATCTGGATGTTCCGCCTGTGGTAATTACCAGCTTTGAGATTTTCAATAAGCCCGTACCGATCGGCGAAGACTCTCCTCTGAAAAAGCATATTACCGAAACAGACGAAATTGCACTTTCATATGATCAGTCCGTTTTTTCATTTGGATTTGCAGCATTGAATTATACCAGCCCTGAAGCCAACGAATATGCTTATATGCTGGAAGGTTTTGATGAGGATTGGTATAATGTTGAACACCGGAGATTTGTGACCTACACCAACATACCACCGGGAACTTATACTTTTAGGGTAAAGGGTTCTAACAATGATGGTGTATGGAATGAAGAGGGTACCTCCATCGTAGTGACTATTGTACCACCGTTCTGGCAGACCTATTGGTTTTATACTTTGTTGATTGTTGCTGCTGTTTTGCTTGTGGTCATTATTTTTCAATTACGCCTGCGGAACCTCCGAAAAGCAAGAAAGCTGCTTGAAAAACAGGTGGATAAGCAAACCAGGGAACTGAAGCAGGAAAAGGAGCGTGTAGTAGCACATAATGAGCGACTCAATGACGCTCTTCATGAGCTGAAGGAGGCCCAGACGCAGCTGGTACAGTCGGAGAAGATGGCATCACTGGGCCAGCTGACAGCGGGAGTGGCCCATGAGATCAATAACCCTGTAAACTTTGTGTCTGCCGGGATAGATTCCCTACGGGTAGATTATGAAGATATACTGGCACTGCTTAACCGATACCGTGCGGGAGCGTCTGTAGACGAAATTGAGAAGTTTGAAAAAGAAATAGCATTTGAAGATTTGCTGGAAGAAATAGAACATCTGTTTGGCGGTATTAAAGACGGAGCGGTGCGAACCCGGGAGATTGTCAAAAGTCTCCAGAGCTTTTCTCGTCTGGATGAAGGCAATCTGAAGCGGGCATCTATTAATGAGGGAATAGAAGCCACACTTGTAATTTTAAAGAGTGGTTTGGAAAATAGGATAGAGGTGGTTAGGGATTTTGGTGACTTGCCCGAAATAGAGTGTTACCCGGGACAGATCAACCAGGTATTTATGAATATTCTCTCCAATGCCATACAGGCTATAGATGGGCCGGGTATGATCAGGATATCTACCAGCACTGAAGATAACCATGTGGTCGTAAAAATCGAAGATTCCGGGAAAGGCATTTCTCAGGAACATTTGAACAAAATATTCGATCCCTTTTTTACTACTAAAGATGTCGGACAGGGTACTGGCCTCGGGCTGTCAATATCATATGGTATCATAGCCAGGCATCATGGTAAAATTCTTGTCAAAAGCCATTACGGTGAGGGCACTACTTTTACAATCAGGCTGCCGGTCACCCCGGTGGTTCAAACTATTTAA
- a CDS encoding type IX secretion system histidine kinase PorY, with the protein MRLLQKSFRSQIIYKLLLVLLSIPLFIAFISYIIENEVDDLLLLYRDEFIDHVKDLEYLEHLETDLVVLNNVVHEIDLVEFSDAPYQDTFETIYEYDSIHDQTHPFRTLTSKVLVKGKPYLLTVRTSIVNNKGLILTLGVAQGLLAIVLVTGLALINRHLSQKLWKPFYKTLNALKAYKLDKHKEISFEPTEISEFSDLNKAVERLTERNRKIFLQQKEFIENLSHELQTPLAILHSKVDMLMQSPDLSEEQSLAIQDLVQSLQRLTKLNKGLLLLSKIENHQFTETETFDVSELVSILVSNIVHLADMRGINISSHLSTLNINGNKTLVEVLVTNLITNAIRYSDPGGEVTITTHNGIFTITNTGARLKVPLEKLFNRFAKGSEHKGTGLGLSIVKRICDTNMYELKYNYSNNTHCFSVVF; encoded by the coding sequence ATGAGACTCCTTCAAAAAAGCTTTCGCAGCCAGATCATATACAAACTGTTGCTGGTACTGCTTAGTATACCGCTATTCATAGCATTTATAAGCTATATTATTGAAAATGAAGTGGATGACCTGCTGTTGCTTTATCGTGACGAGTTCATCGATCATGTAAAGGACCTGGAGTACCTGGAGCATCTCGAAACCGATCTTGTAGTGCTTAACAATGTAGTGCATGAAATAGACCTTGTCGAATTTAGCGATGCTCCCTATCAGGATACTTTTGAAACAATTTATGAATATGACAGTATCCACGACCAGACCCACCCTTTTCGTACACTTACATCCAAGGTATTAGTGAAGGGCAAGCCTTACCTGCTCACTGTACGTACCTCTATTGTTAATAATAAAGGGCTCATACTAACTCTTGGAGTTGCCCAGGGCCTGCTGGCCATAGTGCTGGTAACAGGCCTGGCTCTGATCAATCGTCACTTGTCACAAAAGCTATGGAAGCCATTCTATAAAACACTTAATGCACTAAAGGCATATAAACTGGACAAACACAAGGAAATAAGCTTTGAGCCTACGGAAATCTCCGAATTCAGTGATCTCAACAAAGCTGTAGAGCGCCTAACAGAACGAAACAGAAAAATATTTCTTCAGCAAAAGGAGTTTATAGAAAATCTCTCACACGAACTTCAAACACCGCTGGCCATACTTCACTCTAAAGTAGATATGCTTATGCAAAGCCCCGACCTTAGCGAAGAGCAGTCCTTGGCCATACAGGACCTCGTGCAGAGTCTGCAGCGCCTTACAAAACTCAATAAAGGACTGCTGTTGTTAAGCAAGATTGAGAACCATCAGTTTACTGAAACCGAGACTTTTGATGTTTCTGAACTGGTAAGCATATTGGTTTCGAACATAGTTCATCTGGCAGACATGCGTGGCATCAACATTTCCAGCCATTTGAGTACACTGAATATCAATGGCAACAAAACCCTGGTAGAAGTGCTTGTAACCAACCTGATCACCAACGCCATACGCTATAGCGATCCTGGTGGTGAAGTCACCATCACTACCCATAACGGCATATTTACGATCACCAATACGGGAGCTCGTTTAAAGGTTCCCCTAGAGAAGTTATTCAACCGCTTTGCCAAAGGCTCAGAACATAAAGGCACCGGGCTGGGGCTGTCCATAGTAAAGAGAATCTGCGATACCAATATGTATGAGTTGAAGTACAACTATAGTAATAATACACATTGCTTTTCCGTCGTATTTTAA
- a CDS encoding response regulator transcription factor, producing the protein MKILIVEDEENLAKSIAAYLKSESFLCECASTFPEALEKISAFDYDCILLDITLPGGSGLQLLQELKKMNKTDGVLIISAKNSLDDRLKGLKLGADDYLPKPFHMAELGARVHAIVRRRKFEGNDIVKFEEIMLDLSAKVIHVNGEKVPLTKSEFDLLLFLISNKNRVVSKMAIAEHLTGDDADMMDSFDFIYAHIKNLKRKLTAARCTDYINTVYGLGYKFSI; encoded by the coding sequence GTGAAAATTTTGATTGTTGAAGACGAAGAAAATCTGGCTAAAAGCATAGCCGCCTACCTCAAAAGCGAAAGTTTTCTATGCGAATGCGCTTCTACTTTCCCTGAAGCCCTGGAGAAGATAAGTGCTTTTGACTATGATTGCATTCTGCTCGATATCACACTGCCGGGAGGAAGCGGGCTACAGCTGCTACAGGAGCTTAAAAAGATGAACAAAACGGATGGGGTGCTGATTATCTCTGCCAAAAATTCCCTGGATGACCGGCTGAAAGGGCTTAAACTGGGAGCCGACGATTACCTGCCCAAGCCGTTTCACATGGCAGAGCTGGGCGCTCGGGTACATGCCATAGTACGGCGACGTAAGTTTGAGGGTAACGACATTGTGAAGTTCGAAGAGATTATGCTCGACCTGTCAGCAAAGGTTATACATGTAAATGGTGAAAAAGTGCCTTTAACCAAATCAGAATTTGACCTGCTCCTGTTTTTGATCTCTAATAAAAACAGGGTGGTTTCCAAAATGGCCATAGCGGAACACCTCACGGGTGACGATGCCGATATGATGGACAGTTTTGATTTCATTTACGCCCATATTAAAAATTTAAAGAGGAAGCTGACCGCAGCCAGATGCACGGATTATATCAATACCGTCTACGGCCTGGGCTACAAATTTTCAATATGA